The Astyanax mexicanus isolate ESR-SI-001 chromosome 12, AstMex3_surface, whole genome shotgun sequence genome window below encodes:
- the LOC125780433 gene encoding E3 ubiquitin/ISG15 ligase TRIM25-like, protein MAEAALKTQDSLTCPICLDLLKDPVTIPCGHSFCLGCIKHCWAGDDQRKVYSCPQCRHTFTPRPVLNKNTMLAELSEGLRKTRLQAAPPAADSPAGSGGVECDVCTVTKHTAVKSCLVCLLSFCEAHIQPHYEIPAFKKHKLVEASMNLQEKICSLHDKLLEVFCRTDQQCICLLCVMDEHSGHKTVSAAAERAQKQKQLVETQRKSQQRIQQTEKKLQELRKTMETLRRSAQAAVEDSEKIFTELIQSMERRRSEVKELIRAQEKTELSLAEDLLKKLEQEIADLRRRDAELEKLLHSEDPVHFLQSFQSLSAPPQSADLPQIPVSPQFSMEELKKAVTGVMEQVEPKLLRFSGGFISSSMKATPLQKPQQLLQSPEPKTRKDFLKFSCQLTLDPNTAHTLLALSERNRKATLMFQKQQYPDHPERFEEVYQVLCRESLPGRCYWEVEFNSSNVEITVCYKTISRKRGSYESGFGSNNQSWSLYCWGSSFCFRHNNKETKLPVVSRSSRIVVYVDHSAGILSFYSVSDTMTLLHRVHTTFTQPLYPGFGVYYYNNVVQICDLI, encoded by the exons ATGGCAGAAGCTGCTCTTAAAACTCAGGACTCGCTCACCTGTCCGAtctgtctggatctactgaaggatccagtgactattccctgtggacacagtttctgtctGGGTTGTATTAAGCACTGCTGGGCTGGAGATGATCAGAGGAAGGTCTACAGCTGCCCTCAGTGCAGACACACCTTCACTCCAAGGCCTGTTCTCAACAAGAACACCATGCTGGCTGAACTATCTGAGGGTCTGAGGAAGACAAGGCTCCAAgctgctcctcctgctgctgaTTCTCCTGCTGGATCTGGAGGTGTGGAGTGTGACGTCTGCACCGTAACAAAACACACAGCTGTTAAGTCCTGTCTGGTGTGTCTGCTCTCCTTTTGTGAAGCTCATATTCAGCCTCATTATGAAATTCCTGCATTTAAGAAGCACAAACTGGTTGAAGCCTCCATGAACCTGCAGGAGAAGATCTGCTCTCTTCATGATAAACTACTGGAGGTTTTCTGTCGCACTGATCAGCAGTGTATATGTCTTCTGTGTGTGATGGATGAACACAGTGGTCATAAGACAGTCTCAGCTGCAGCAGAAAGAGCTCAGAAACAG AAGCAGCTGGTGGAAACTCAGAGGAAATCCCAGCAGAGAATCCAGCAGACGGAGAAGAAACTGCAGGAGCTGAGAAAGACTATGGAGACTCTCAGG CGCTCTGCACaggcagcagtggaggacagtgagaagatctttACTGAACTGATTCAGTCCATGgagagaagacgctctgaggtgaAAGAGCTGATCAGAGCTCAGGAGAAGACTGAACTGAGTCTGGCTGAAGATCTCCTGAAGAAACTGGAGCAGGAGATTGCTGATCTGAGGAGGAGAGACGCTGAACTGGAGAAGCTTCTACACTCAGAGGATCCCgtccatttcctccag AGTTTCCAgtctctctcagctcctcctcaATCTGCAGACTTACCCCAAATCCCAGTCAGTCCACAATTCTCCATGGAGGAACTGAAGAAAGCTGTGACTGGAGTGATGGAACAAGTAGAACCAAAACTGCTCAGGTTTTCTGGAG GGTTTATTTCTTCATCCATGAAGGCTACTCCTCTTCAGAAACCACAACAGCTCCTTCAGTCTCCTGAACCAAAGACCAGAAAGGACTTCCTGAAAT TCTCCTGTCAGCTCactctggatccaaacacagcacacacactcctcGCTCTgtctgagagaaacagaaaagctACACTGATGTTCCAGAAACAACaatatcctgatcatccagagagatttgaagAGGTTTATCAAGTTCTCTGTAGAGAAAGTCTgcctggacgctgttactgggaggttgagtTTAACAGCAGTAATGTTGAAATTACAGTttgttataaaaccatcagcaggaaaagAGGATCTTATGAGTCTGGATTTGGGTCTAATAATCAGTCCTGGAGTTTGTACTGCTGGGGTTCTAGTTTCTGTTTCAGACACAATAATAAAGAGACTAAACTCCCTGTAGTCTCCAGATCCTCCAGAATAgtagtgtatgtggatcacagtgcaggaattctgtccttctacagcgtctctgaCACAATGACCCTCCTCCACAGAGtccacaccaccttcactcagcccctctatccTGGGTTTGGGGTTTATTATTATAACAATGTTGTTCAGATATGTGATCTTATTTAA